In Rahnella aquatilis CIP 78.65 = ATCC 33071, one DNA window encodes the following:
- the atpF gene encoding F0F1 ATP synthase subunit B → MNLNATILGQAIAFVLFVLFCMKYVWPPIMAAIEKRQKEISEGLSSAERAKKELDLAQADATDQLKKAKAEAQVIIDQANKRKAQIVDEAKAEAEQERNKIVTQAKAEIDAERQRAREELRKQVGILAIAGAEKIIERSVDEAANSDIVDKLVAEL, encoded by the coding sequence GTGAATCTTAACGCAACAATCCTCGGCCAGGCTATCGCGTTCGTCCTGTTTGTCTTGTTCTGCATGAAGTACGTATGGCCGCCAATTATGGCTGCCATCGAAAAACGTCAGAAAGAAATTTCTGAAGGTTTATCTTCCGCAGAACGTGCAAAAAAAGAGCTGGACTTAGCGCAAGCCGATGCGACCGACCAACTGAAGAAAGCCAAAGCTGAAGCTCAGGTAATCATCGATCAGGCGAATAAGCGTAAAGCTCAAATCGTCGACGAAGCAAAAGCTGAAGCCGAGCAGGAACGCAACAAGATCGTGACGCAAGCCAAGGCAGAGATCGACGCCGAACGCCAACGCGCCCGTGAAGAGTTGCGTAAGCAAGTCGGAATTTTGGCCATTGCTGGCGCCGAGAAGATCATCGAACGTTCCGTGGATGAAGCTGCTAACAGCGACATCGTTGATAAACTGGTCGCTGAACTGTAA
- the atpE gene encoding F0F1 ATP synthase subunit C, whose protein sequence is MENLSMDLLYMAAAVMMGLAAIGAAIGIGILGGKFLEGAARQPDLIPLLRTQFFIVMGLVDAIPMIAVGLGLYVMFAVA, encoded by the coding sequence ATGGAAAACCTGAGTATGGATCTGCTGTACATGGCTGCCGCTGTGATGATGGGCCTGGCGGCAATCGGTGCTGCAATCGGTATCGGCATCTTGGGTGGTAAATTCTTGGAAGGTGCTGCACGTCAGCCTGACCTGATCCCTCTGTTGCGTACACAGTTCTTTATCGTTATGGGTCTGGTCGATGCAATCCCAATGATTGCGGTTGGTCTGGGTCTGTACGTGATGTTTGCTGTCGCCTAA
- the atpH gene encoding F0F1 ATP synthase subunit delta produces MSEFVTVARPYAKAAFDFAVEHQSLDRWQSMLAFTAEVTRNEQIEELLSGASAPETLSKTFIAVCGDELDDAGQNLIKVMAENGRLRVLPQVLEQFIELRASLEAVAEVEVTSANPLTEEQQAKIAAAMEKRLSRKVKLNCKIDKSVLAGVVIRAGDMVIDGSVRSRLERLADVLQS; encoded by the coding sequence ATGTCTGAATTTGTAACTGTAGCTCGCCCCTACGCCAAAGCAGCTTTTGACTTTGCCGTTGAGCACCAAAGCTTAGACCGCTGGCAGTCCATGTTAGCGTTCACGGCTGAAGTCACGCGCAATGAACAAATTGAAGAACTGCTTTCCGGTGCTAGCGCGCCTGAAACTTTGTCTAAAACGTTTATTGCCGTATGTGGTGACGAACTCGACGACGCAGGCCAAAACCTGATTAAGGTAATGGCTGAAAATGGACGTTTACGCGTTCTTCCGCAAGTACTGGAGCAGTTTATTGAACTGCGCGCCTCTCTCGAGGCTGTTGCTGAAGTTGAAGTGACTTCGGCAAATCCGCTTACGGAAGAACAGCAGGCAAAAATTGCTGCTGCGATGGAAAAACGTCTGTCTCGCAAAGTTAAGCTGAATTGCAAAATTGACAAGTCTGTTCTTGCCGGTGTCGTAATCCGTGCAGGTGATATGGTGATTGATGGCAGCGTTCGCAGTCGTCTTGAACGCCTGGCAGACGTCTTGCAGTCTTAA
- the atpI gene encoding F0F1 ATP synthase subunit I: MSVSGILHSTHSVKVARKLLILQLLTFVLLSAVFGFKSLEWTTSALMGGLAAWVPNVLFMLFAWRHQAQTTVSGRVAWSFAIGEALKVLATVILMVIALGLFKAAFAPLGLAYLSVLMTQILAPAVINSYRT, from the coding sequence ATGTCTGTATCCGGTATTTTACACAGTACACATAGTGTGAAGGTTGCCAGAAAGCTGTTGATACTGCAGTTATTGACCTTTGTTCTGCTCAGTGCAGTATTTGGCTTCAAAAGCCTGGAATGGACCACATCGGCTCTTATGGGTGGGTTGGCCGCCTGGGTGCCAAATGTACTGTTCATGCTGTTTGCATGGCGCCATCAGGCGCAAACAACGGTCTCTGGACGGGTTGCCTGGTCCTTTGCAATCGGAGAAGCGCTGAAGGTGCTGGCTACGGTGATCTTAATGGTTATCGCACTTGGCCTGTTTAAGGCGGCTTTTGCTCCGTTGGGGTTGGCCTATTTATCGGTGTTGATGACTCAGATTTTGGCACCGGCCGTCATTAACAGTTACCGTACTTAA
- the atpB gene encoding F0F1 ATP synthase subunit A — MSASGEISTPQEYISHHLTQLQIGTGFWSINIDSMFFSVFLGVLFLVIFHRVAKNATSGVPGKLQTAVELVVGFVDSNVRDMYHGKSKVIAPLALTVFVWVFMMNLMDLLPIDLLPTIGEKLLGLPELRVVPTADVNITLSMALGVFILILFYSIKMKGFGGFIKELTMQPFNHPVFIPINLILEGVSLLSKPVSLGLRLFGNMYAGELIFILIAGLLPWWSQWILNVPWAIFHILIITLQAFIFMVLTIVYLSMASEKH, encoded by the coding sequence ATGTCTGCATCAGGAGAAATCTCTACTCCACAAGAGTATATCAGTCACCATCTGACCCAGCTTCAGATCGGGACGGGATTCTGGTCGATTAACATCGATTCGATGTTTTTCTCCGTGTTCCTCGGAGTACTCTTTCTGGTTATTTTCCATCGCGTAGCCAAAAACGCCACCAGCGGTGTCCCGGGTAAACTGCAAACTGCAGTTGAGCTGGTCGTTGGTTTCGTCGACAGCAACGTGCGTGATATGTATCACGGCAAAAGCAAAGTGATTGCACCTCTCGCGCTGACCGTCTTCGTCTGGGTGTTTATGATGAACCTGATGGATTTGCTGCCAATCGATTTGTTGCCGACTATCGGTGAAAAATTGCTTGGTCTGCCTGAGTTGCGTGTGGTTCCTACGGCTGACGTGAACATCACGTTGTCCATGGCACTTGGCGTATTCATTCTGATTCTTTTCTATAGCATTAAGATGAAAGGCTTTGGCGGTTTCATTAAAGAACTGACAATGCAGCCATTCAATCATCCGGTTTTCATTCCGATTAACCTGATTCTTGAAGGTGTCAGCCTGCTGTCTAAACCAGTTTCACTGGGTCTGCGACTGTTTGGCAATATGTATGCGGGTGAGTTGATCTTCATCCTTATTGCTGGCCTGTTGCCGTGGTGGTCACAGTGGATCCTGAATGTGCCTTGGGCCATTTTCCACATCCTGATCATTACGCTACAAGCCTTTATCTTCATGGTTCTGACGATCGTCTATCTCTCGATGGCATCTGAAAAACACTGA
- the rsmG gene encoding 16S rRNA (guanine(527)-N(7))-methyltransferase RsmG: MQKKLDSLLAAAGIALPDQQKQQLIGYVELLHKWNKAYNLTSVRDPMQMLVRHIMDSIVVNEHLQGSRFIDVGTGPGLPGIPLAIVRPDSHFTLLDSLGKRVRFLRQVQHELGLKNVEPVQSRVEEFEAQPPFDGVISRAFASMQDMLSWCHHLPQKGEGRFYALKGMRPDDELAALPEGITLESVIKLQVPELDGERHLIILSAN, from the coding sequence GTGCAAAAGAAACTGGACTCGCTGCTTGCTGCGGCAGGAATAGCGTTACCCGATCAGCAAAAACAGCAACTGATTGGCTATGTTGAACTGCTGCATAAGTGGAACAAAGCCTACAACCTGACGTCTGTCCGTGACCCGATGCAGATGCTGGTACGCCATATTATGGACAGCATCGTGGTGAATGAGCATTTGCAAGGCAGTCGTTTCATCGACGTAGGCACAGGCCCGGGGTTACCGGGAATTCCTCTCGCCATTGTCCGCCCTGATTCCCACTTCACGTTGCTGGACAGCCTGGGTAAGCGCGTACGCTTTCTGCGTCAGGTTCAGCATGAGCTTGGGCTGAAAAATGTTGAGCCGGTACAAAGCCGTGTGGAAGAGTTTGAGGCGCAACCGCCTTTTGATGGCGTGATCAGCCGTGCTTTTGCCTCAATGCAGGACATGCTTTCGTGGTGTCACCATCTGCCTCAGAAAGGGGAGGGGCGTTTTTATGCCTTAAAGGGTATGCGTCCTGATGATGAACTGGCCGCGCTGCCGGAAGGTATTACTCTGGAATCAGTCATTAAGCTGCAGGTACCCGAACTTGACGGGGAACGTCATCTGATAATTCTTAGCGCAAACTAA